One Fuerstiella marisgermanici DNA window includes the following coding sequences:
- a CDS encoding IS66 family transposase codes for MDTDVSQIIAVEVKQLVLSLQREVAELRDENRRLRDRIEELEGKNPTERLDEAFSVTAEERRRAETGRRKGRKKQSSARRGRRTTEQKADNAERRELILPEGYNVAECRFVRERFVWRVINGQAVQVVYEIYHGPNGEKSEIPGVWPRSEFGIEVHIALARIVTITGLSIDKTCALIEFFWNLPLGKSQADALLNQLARRWEQEFESLCDLMAFSAIVHADETSWSINSVWAFLSEKARVLIFGCRKDGDTLAQILSKELFGGVLVSDDAAVYRGFSHAQKCWAHLLRKAIRLTLLKPDNEEYQRLLDGLLEIFYAAKRHAADGRLGDAGRAAKVDELDNTLAALLVRYCAEDSDVRAADFGKDFDNLVSELIRLMTEEELFCFVTSPAAPATNNEAERSLRGAAMDRRTGRTSKTSKGARRRSILTSVLESLNLHLKTPTLSSVVAEVMTWQQDGFSLFDRLKLEVGLTSAPPGQSRLSKLVPAN; via the coding sequence ATGGACACGGATGTCAGTCAGATCATCGCTGTGGAAGTGAAGCAGCTTGTGCTTAGCCTGCAGCGTGAGGTTGCGGAGCTGCGGGACGAGAACCGGCGGCTGCGTGATCGGATTGAAGAGCTCGAAGGTAAGAACCCCACAGAGCGACTCGACGAGGCGTTTTCGGTGACGGCGGAAGAGAGACGCCGCGCTGAAACGGGCCGCCGAAAAGGTCGCAAAAAACAATCCTCGGCGCGTCGCGGTCGTCGCACAACCGAGCAGAAAGCGGACAACGCCGAACGACGCGAACTCATTCTGCCGGAAGGTTACAACGTCGCAGAGTGCCGTTTCGTTCGGGAACGTTTCGTCTGGAGAGTGATCAACGGCCAAGCCGTGCAGGTCGTCTATGAAATCTATCACGGCCCCAACGGCGAGAAATCCGAAATTCCGGGCGTGTGGCCGCGGTCCGAATTCGGCATTGAAGTTCATATCGCGCTGGCTCGCATTGTGACCATCACGGGACTGTCGATCGACAAGACGTGTGCATTGATTGAATTCTTCTGGAATCTGCCGCTCGGCAAATCCCAGGCGGACGCTCTGTTGAATCAACTGGCACGGCGTTGGGAACAGGAATTCGAATCTCTGTGTGACCTGATGGCGTTCAGTGCGATTGTGCATGCAGACGAAACCAGTTGGAGTATCAACAGCGTGTGGGCTTTTTTGTCGGAGAAGGCGCGCGTGCTGATCTTCGGATGCCGCAAAGACGGCGACACACTGGCTCAGATCCTGTCGAAAGAATTGTTTGGAGGCGTGCTTGTTTCGGACGATGCGGCCGTGTACCGAGGTTTCAGTCACGCACAGAAATGCTGGGCTCACCTGCTGCGGAAGGCCATCCGTCTGACGCTGCTGAAGCCGGACAACGAAGAGTACCAGCGACTGCTCGACGGCCTGCTGGAAATTTTCTACGCGGCCAAACGCCACGCCGCCGATGGTCGTCTTGGCGATGCCGGTCGTGCGGCGAAGGTCGATGAACTTGATAACACGCTGGCGGCTCTGCTGGTGCGTTACTGCGCCGAGGATTCCGATGTTCGGGCGGCCGACTTCGGCAAGGATTTTGACAACCTGGTCTCAGAACTGATTCGGCTGATGACGGAAGAGGAGTTGTTTTGTTTTGTGACAAGCCCGGCCGCGCCAGCAACGAACAACGAAGCGGAACGCAGTCTTCGCGGCGCGGCCATGGACCGTCGCACAGGTCGAACGAGCAAAACATCGAAGGGAGCCCGTCGCCGCAGCATTCTTACAAGCGTCCTGGAATCGCTGAATCTCCATCTGAAAACACCAACGCTCAGTTCCGTGGTGGCCGAGGTCATGACGTGGCAGCAGGATGGATTCAGTCTGTTTGATCGACTGAAACTTGAAGTCGGCCTGACCTCCGCGCCGCCCGGTCAGTCGCGACTGTCCAAACTCGTCCCCGCCAACTGA